A region from the Clavibacter sp. A6099 genome encodes:
- the rpsE gene encoding 30S ribosomal protein S5, whose protein sequence is MAVAETPVETAASTAPAQNEGREGRRGGRDRNQGGRDSRGGRDADKSQFLERVVTINRVSKVVKGGRRFSFTALVIVGDGNGLVGVGYGKAREVPTAISKGVEEAKKNFFRVPRIGLTIPHAVQGEASAGVVLLRPASAGTGVIAGGPVRAVLECAGIHDVLSKSLGSSNTINIVHATVEALKQLEEPRAVAARRGLELEQVVPARILRAQRAEADAKAGV, encoded by the coding sequence GTGGCAGTGGCGGAGACGCCCGTCGAGACCGCGGCGTCCACCGCACCCGCGCAGAACGAGGGCCGTGAGGGCCGTCGTGGCGGACGCGATCGCAACCAGGGCGGCCGCGACAGCCGCGGTGGCCGTGATGCCGACAAGAGCCAGTTCCTGGAGCGCGTCGTCACCATCAACCGCGTGTCCAAGGTCGTCAAGGGCGGTCGTCGCTTCAGCTTCACCGCGCTCGTGATCGTCGGAGACGGCAACGGACTGGTCGGCGTCGGCTACGGCAAGGCCCGCGAGGTCCCGACCGCCATCTCCAAGGGCGTCGAGGAGGCGAAGAAGAACTTCTTCCGCGTCCCGCGCATCGGCCTGACCATCCCGCACGCCGTGCAGGGTGAGGCATCCGCCGGAGTCGTCCTCCTGCGCCCCGCGTCCGCGGGTACCGGCGTCATCGCCGGTGGCCCCGTCCGCGCGGTGCTCGAGTGCGCCGGCATCCACGACGTGCTGAGCAAGTCGCTCGGATCGTCGAACACGATCAACATCGTGCACGCCACGGTCGAGGCGCTCAAGCAGCTCGAGGAGCCGCGCGCCGTCGCAGCTCGTCGTGGGCTCGAGCTCGAGCAGGTCGTCCCGGCCCGCATCCTCCGCGCCCAGCGCGCCGAGGCCGACGCGAAGGCAGGTGTCTGA
- the rplR gene encoding 50S ribosomal protein L18 — MALGVRGKSKSAARGRRHARLRKKVEGTELRPRLVVTRSARHVFVQVVDDSRGHTVASASTLEADMRTFDGDKTAKSRKVGELVAERAKAAGVESVVFDRGGNRYAGRVAAIAEGAREGGLSL; from the coding sequence ATGGCTCTCGGAGTTAGAGGAAAAAGCAAGTCCGCCGCCCGCGGCCGCAGGCACGCACGCCTGCGCAAGAAGGTCGAGGGTACCGAGCTGCGTCCGCGCCTGGTCGTCACCCGTTCGGCCCGTCACGTCTTCGTGCAGGTCGTCGATGACAGCCGTGGTCACACCGTCGCGTCCGCGTCGACCCTCGAGGCCGACATGCGCACGTTCGACGGCGACAAGACCGCCAAGTCGCGCAAGGTCGGCGAGCTCGTCGCCGAGCGCGCCAAGGCGGCCGGCGTGGAGAGCGTCGTATTCGATCGTGGTGGCAACCGCTACGCAGGACGCGTCGCGGCCATCGCCGAAGGAGCTCGAGAGGGTGGTCTGAGCCTGTGA
- the rpsH gene encoding 30S ribosomal protein S8, translating into MTMTDPVADMLTRLRNANSAHHDTVSMPHSKLKSHIADILKSEGFIAGWDVADARVGQTLTLSLKFGPDRERSIRGIKRVSKPGLRVYAKSAEIPQVLGGLGVAILSTSSGLLTDRQAAKKGVGGEVLAYVW; encoded by the coding sequence ATGACAATGACCGACCCGGTCGCTGACATGCTGACCCGACTCCGGAACGCGAACTCCGCGCACCACGACACGGTCTCCATGCCGCACTCCAAGCTCAAGTCGCACATCGCCGACATCCTCAAGTCCGAGGGCTTCATCGCCGGCTGGGACGTCGCGGACGCCCGCGTCGGCCAGACGCTGACGCTCAGCCTCAAGTTCGGCCCCGACCGCGAGCGCTCCATCCGGGGCATCAAGCGCGTGTCGAAGCCCGGACTGCGCGTGTACGCGAAGTCCGCGGAGATCCCCCAGGTCCTCGGTGGCCTCGGGGTCGCCATCCTGTCCACCTCCTCGGGGCTCCTCACGGACCGCCAGGCTGCGAAGAAGGGCGTGGGTGGGGAAGTCCTCGCCTACGTGTGGTAA
- the rpmD gene encoding 50S ribosomal protein L30, with protein MAQLRVTQIKSKISEKQNQRDTLRSLGLRRIGAVVVREDNAQNRGYVNTVAHLVKVEEID; from the coding sequence ATGGCTCAGCTCCGAGTGACGCAGATCAAGTCCAAGATCAGCGAGAAGCAGAACCAGCGCGACACCCTGCGGAGCCTCGGGCTCCGTCGCATCGGTGCCGTGGTGGTCCGTGAGGACAACGCCCAGAACCGCGGGTACGTGAACACCGTGGCGCACCTGGTGAAGGTGGAGGAGATCGACTGA
- the rplF gene encoding 50S ribosomal protein L6, with protein sequence MSRIGRLPIDVPAGVDVAVDGQHVTVKGPKGELSLTIAQPIRAEVQDGQVLVTRPDDERESRSLHGLTRSLIANNIVGVTTGYTKGLEIVGTGYRVALKDKGVEFALGFSHPVYVEAPAGISFTVEGVNKMTVVGIDKQLVGETAANIRKIRKPEPYKGKGVRYAGENVRRKAGKSGK encoded by the coding sequence ATGTCACGCATCGGAAGACTCCCCATCGACGTCCCCGCAGGGGTCGACGTCGCCGTGGACGGCCAGCACGTCACGGTCAAGGGCCCGAAGGGCGAGCTGAGCCTCACCATCGCGCAGCCCATCCGCGCCGAGGTCCAGGACGGACAGGTGCTCGTCACCCGTCCCGACGACGAGCGCGAGTCGCGTTCGCTCCACGGCCTCACGCGCAGCCTCATCGCGAACAACATCGTCGGCGTCACCACCGGCTACACCAAGGGCCTCGAGATCGTCGGCACGGGTTACCGCGTCGCGCTCAAGGACAAGGGCGTCGAGTTCGCGCTCGGCTTCTCCCACCCGGTGTACGTCGAGGCGCCCGCGGGCATCAGCTTCACCGTCGAGGGCGTCAACAAGATGACCGTCGTCGGCATCGACAAGCAGCTCGTCGGCGAGACGGCCGCCAACATCCGCAAGATTCGCAAGCCCGAGCCCTACAAGGGCAAGGGCGTCCGCTACGCCGGCGAGAACGTTCGCCGCAAGGCCGGAAAGAGTGGTAAGTGA